From a region of the Triticum aestivum cultivar Chinese Spring chromosome 7D, IWGSC CS RefSeq v2.1, whole genome shotgun sequence genome:
- the LOC123171216 gene encoding cytochrome P450 93A3-like has product MEMALTAGDLFIPAGTSVPLLLLVAGLTAVLYTVTRRRTGELRLPPSPFGLPILGHLHLLMPLPHQALHRLAERHGPLLYLRLGSVPCIAACSPDAAREVLKTHEAAFLDRPKPTAVHRLTYGGQDFSFSAYGPFWRFMKKACVHELLAGRTLDRLSHVRREEVVRLVVSMGQSAAEGKPVDVDAALMGLTGDIVSRMVMSRRWTGDDNDTEEMRSVVAETAVVTGTFNLQDYIGVFKNWDVQGLGKRIDAVHRKFDAMMEKILTARDAKRRQQRESADSEDGGEGEAKDILDVLFDMHEDDAAEMPLSRDNIKAFMLDIFAAGTDTTAITVEWALSELINNPDVLRKVQEEMDAVVGKDRLADESDIPNLPYLQAVAKETLRLHPTGPLVVRQSPEQCKVSGYDVPAGATVFVNVWAIGRDLTCWPEPLEFRPERFLEGGANAGTDVRGQHFHMLPFGSGRRICPGASLAMLVVQAALAAMVQCFEWRPAGGADKVDMEEGPGLTLPRKHPLVCAVAPRLHPLPLP; this is encoded by the exons ATGGAGATGGCGCTGACAGCAGGAGACCTGTTCATTCCCGCCGGCACCAGCGTACcgctcctcctgctcgtcgccggccTCACCGCCGTCCTGTACACCGTGACCCGGCGCAGGACCGGCGAGCTACGCCTTCCGCCTAGCCCATTCGGCCTGCCCATCCTcggccacctccacctcctcatgCCGCTGCCGCACCAGGCGCTGCACCGTCTGGCCGAGCGCCACGGCCCGCTCCTCTACCTCCGTCTAGGCTCCGTGCCTTGCATCGCCGCCTGCTCCCCGGACGCCGCCCGTGAGGTGCTCAAGACCCACGAGGCCGCGTTCCTGGACCGCCCCAAGCCGACGGCGGTGCACCGCCTCACCTACGGCGGCCAGGACTTCTCCTTCTCGGCGTACGGGCCCTTCTGGCGCTTCATGAAGAAGGCCTGCGTGCACGAGCTCCTCGCCGGCCGCACACTGGACCGCCTCAGCCACGTCCGCCGCGAGGAGGTCGTGCGCCTTGTGGTCTCCATGGGGCAGAGCGCCGCCGAGGGCAAGCCCGTGGACGTGGATGCCGCGCTCATGGGCCTGACCGGCGACATCGTGTCGCGGATGGTGATGAGCCGTCGGTGGACCGGCGACGACAACGACACCGAGGAGATGCGGAGCGTGGTCGCGGAGACGGCCGTGGTCACCGGCACGTTCAACCTGCAGGACTACATCGGCGTGTTCAAGAACTGGGACGTGCAGGGCCTCGGCAAGCGCATCGACGCCGTGCACCGCAAGTTCGATGCCATGATGGAGAAGATACTCACGGCAAGGGACGCCAAGCGGCGGCAGCAACGCGAGTCCGCCGACTccgaggacggcggcgagggggaggCGAAGGACATTCTTGACGTACTGTTCGACATGCACGAAGACGACGCCGCCGAGATGCCGCTCTCCAGGGACAACATCAAGGCTTTCATGCTG GACATCTTCGCGGCGGGGACGGACACGACGGCGATCACGGTGGAGTGGGCTCTGTCGGAGCTGATCAACAACCCGGACGTTCTCCGGAAGGTGCAGGAGGAGATGGACGCGGTGGTCGGAAAGGACCGGCTCGCCGACGAGTCGGACATCCCAAACCTGCCGTACCTGCAGGCCGTGGCCAAGGAGACGCTGCGGCTTCACCCGACGGGCCCGCTGGTGGTGCGGCAGTCCCCGGAGCAGTGCAAGGTGAGCGGGTACGACGTGCCGGCCGGCGCGACGGTGTTCGTGAACGTGTGGGCCATCGGGCGCGACCTGACGTGCTGGCCGGAGCCGCTGGAGTTCCGGCCGGAGAGGTTCCTGGAGGGGGGCGCGAACGCCGGGACGGACGTGCGCGGGCAGCACTTCCACATGCTGCCGTTCGGGTCCGGGCGGCGGATCTGCCCCGGCGCGTCGCTGGCCATGCTGGTGGTGCAGGCGGCGCTGGCCGCCATGGTGCAGTGCTTCGAGTGGCGGCCCGCGGGGGGCGCGGACAAGGTGGACATGGAGGAGGGTCCCGGGCTGACGCTGCCGCGGAAGCACCCGCTCGTCTGCGCCGTTGCGCCGCGGCTCCACCCGCTGCCGCTGCCCTGA